The following proteins come from a genomic window of Achromobacter sp. AONIH1:
- a CDS encoding GMC family oxidoreductase, producing the protein MSNDEQFPRTAFSRRRFMQAMGVASGTLMAGGLMGARVNAAEDRSDSFDYVIVGAGSAGCVLANRLTEDPGVKVLLIEAGGPDNSEKISTPLRLIELWKSPYDWAYDTVPQVHAHDRKLFWPRGKTLGGSSSLNGMIYVRGHASVYDAWERQGNPGWGYQSVLPYFKKSEDYDRGADDYHGAGGLMHVMTQYQPHVVTQAMVDAAVQAGHPLNRDHNGADILGVGFNHLTIKDGKRVSTAVAFLRPALERPNLSLITNARVQQLSFEGKRCVGVAYEQGNGFYRAGVRREAILSGGAIESPRVLMLSGVGEAAQLRQHNIRVVHDLSGVGKNLHDHMLVPVIYEGRQAIPAPDDPGLTVLHAQLFAKTDPALDGPDMQPLFFNVPYYTPEQTGPANAFTLCAACVMPTSRGQLRLTGAGVDDRLLLDPNVLATQHDVDVLVASIRQMRQIAAQPALQPWRGREIYPGEDKQTDRQLADYVRSAVVSYHHQVGTCAMGRDPAAVVDHELKVHGLKGVRVVDASIMPMVTSGNTNAPVIMIAEKAADMIKAAARAG; encoded by the coding sequence GTGAGCAACGATGAGCAGTTTCCCCGAACGGCGTTCTCCCGTCGCCGCTTCATGCAGGCCATGGGCGTCGCCAGCGGCACGCTGATGGCCGGCGGCCTGATGGGCGCGAGGGTCAACGCGGCGGAGGACCGGTCGGACAGTTTCGACTACGTCATCGTCGGCGCCGGATCGGCCGGCTGCGTGCTGGCCAACAGGCTGACCGAGGATCCCGGCGTGAAGGTGTTGCTGATCGAGGCCGGCGGCCCCGACAACTCCGAGAAGATCTCCACGCCGCTGCGCCTGATCGAGCTGTGGAAGAGCCCCTATGACTGGGCCTACGACACCGTGCCGCAGGTGCATGCTCATGACCGCAAGCTGTTCTGGCCGCGCGGCAAGACCCTGGGCGGCAGCAGTTCGCTCAACGGCATGATCTATGTGCGCGGCCATGCCTCGGTCTACGACGCCTGGGAAAGGCAGGGCAACCCCGGCTGGGGCTATCAGTCCGTGCTGCCCTATTTCAAGAAGTCGGAAGACTATGACCGGGGCGCCGATGACTATCATGGGGCCGGCGGCCTCATGCATGTGATGACGCAGTACCAGCCCCATGTCGTGACCCAGGCCATGGTGGATGCCGCCGTGCAGGCCGGCCACCCGCTCAACCGCGACCACAATGGCGCGGACATCCTGGGCGTGGGCTTCAATCACCTCACCATCAAGGACGGCAAGCGCGTCAGCACCGCCGTGGCCTTCCTGCGTCCGGCGCTGGAGCGGCCCAACCTGTCGCTGATCACCAATGCGCGCGTGCAGCAGCTGTCGTTCGAGGGCAAGCGCTGCGTCGGCGTGGCCTATGAGCAGGGCAATGGGTTCTATCGCGCTGGCGTGCGGCGCGAAGCCATCCTGTCGGGCGGCGCCATCGAGTCGCCGCGCGTGCTGATGCTGTCCGGGGTGGGGGAGGCGGCGCAATTGCGCCAGCACAATATCAGGGTGGTGCATGACCTGTCCGGCGTGGGCAAGAACCTGCACGATCACATGCTGGTGCCGGTCATCTACGAAGGCAGGCAGGCCATTCCCGCGCCGGACGATCCTGGCCTGACCGTGCTGCACGCGCAGCTGTTCGCCAAGACGGACCCGGCGCTGGACGGACCGGACATGCAGCCCCTGTTCTTCAACGTGCCGTACTACACGCCTGAACAGACCGGCCCCGCCAATGCCTTCACCCTGTGCGCGGCCTGCGTGATGCCGACCAGCCGGGGCCAGCTACGCTTGACCGGCGCCGGCGTGGACGATCGCCTGCTGCTGGATCCCAACGTGTTGGCCACCCAGCATGACGTCGATGTGCTGGTCGCCTCGATCCGGCAGATGCGCCAGATCGCCGCCCAGCCCGCCTTGCAGCCCTGGCGCGGACGCGAAATCTATCCGGGCGAGGACAAGCAGACCGACAGGCAGCTGGCCGATTATGTGCGCAGCGCCGTGGTCTCCTATCATCATCAGGTCGGCACCTGCGCCATGGGCAGGGATCCCGCCGCCGTGGTGGATCATGAACTCAAAGTGCATGGCTTGAAGGGCGTGCGGGTGGTCGACGCTTCGATCATGCCCATGGTCACTTCGGGCAATACCAATGCGCCCGTCATCATGATCGCGGAGAAGGCGGCCGACATGATCAAGGCCGCCGCGCGCGCGGGTTGA
- a CDS encoding efflux transporter outer membrane subunit, whose amino-acid sequence MELEGRRRWLGLLAATLALPGCVSMGPRPEPRQALPADWYNRGEVAARTEAPPRWWTAFEDAELDALAERALAGNLTLAQAAQRLKAARALSRSSAAQALPQIGLHGAAQRQHRLSGPHGANELSGAEAGQGELPLAQEERSIGYYQAGFDARWELDLFGRIAAATDAARASAGAAEADLRAARVSVAAEAVRAYIELRGAQRRHQVLSGLLGDQRHLLALVQERRRAGIASDFDVDRASVLEAETAAQLPLSAQLARQHAQRLAVLTGESQIAPGLLPSAGQPRPRGEPTAPLPADIVRVRPDIRRAEQQVLQAAAELRVSIAELYPRLTLSGDIQITGNLTGKPLPGRSTHASGGLSLTLPLLDWGLRRAVAGAREAELAAAILGYRQVVLEAVEETENALGAWAAQERRAQRIDAQLQASRRADAHAGLLYGRGMINLLERLNASVGHRQAELAAVEASEGRALAFVAVNKATGGGGV is encoded by the coding sequence ATGGAACTTGAGGGCAGGCGGCGGTGGCTGGGGCTGCTGGCGGCGACGTTGGCGCTTCCCGGCTGCGTGTCGATGGGACCGAGGCCGGAGCCCAGGCAGGCCTTGCCGGCGGACTGGTACAACCGGGGCGAGGTGGCCGCGCGGACGGAGGCGCCGCCGCGCTGGTGGACGGCCTTCGAGGACGCGGAGCTGGATGCGCTGGCCGAACGCGCGCTGGCGGGCAACCTGACGCTGGCCCAGGCGGCGCAACGGCTCAAGGCGGCGCGCGCCCTGTCGCGTTCCAGCGCGGCCCAGGCCTTGCCGCAGATCGGCCTGCACGGCGCCGCCCAGCGCCAGCACAGGTTGTCTGGTCCGCACGGCGCGAACGAGCTGTCCGGCGCCGAAGCCGGGCAGGGCGAATTGCCGCTGGCGCAGGAAGAACGGTCCATCGGCTATTACCAGGCCGGTTTCGACGCCCGCTGGGAACTCGACCTGTTCGGCCGCATCGCCGCCGCCACGGACGCGGCGCGCGCGAGCGCCGGCGCCGCCGAAGCCGACTTGCGCGCGGCCAGGGTATCGGTGGCCGCCGAGGCCGTGCGCGCCTATATCGAACTTCGCGGCGCGCAGCGGCGCCATCAGGTGCTGTCCGGCCTGCTGGGCGACCAGCGTCATCTGCTCGCCCTGGTGCAGGAGCGCAGGCGCGCCGGCATCGCCAGCGATTTCGATGTGGACCGCGCCAGCGTGCTGGAAGCCGAAACGGCCGCCCAGCTGCCGCTGTCGGCGCAACTGGCGCGGCAGCACGCGCAGCGTCTGGCGGTGCTTACCGGAGAGAGCCAGATCGCGCCCGGGCTGCTGCCGTCCGCCGGCCAGCCCCGGCCGCGCGGCGAGCCGACCGCGCCGCTGCCGGCCGATATCGTGCGCGTCCGGCCGGACATCCGTCGCGCGGAACAGCAGGTGCTGCAGGCCGCGGCCGAACTACGGGTGTCGATCGCCGAGCTATACCCGCGCCTGACCCTGTCCGGTGATATCCAGATCACCGGCAACCTGACCGGCAAGCCCTTGCCGGGCCGCAGCACCCATGCGTCGGGCGGGCTGTCCTTGACCCTGCCGCTGCTGGACTGGGGTTTGCGACGGGCCGTGGCCGGCGCGCGCGAGGCCGAACTGGCCGCGGCCATCCTGGGCTATCGGCAGGTCGTGTTGGAGGCCGTCGAGGAAACCGAAAACGCCCTGGGCGCCTGGGCGGCGCAAGAACGGCGCGCGCAGCGGATCGACGCGCAATTGCAGGCGTCGCGGCGGGCGGACGCGCACGCGGGGCTGTTGTACGGGCGCGGCATGATCAATCTGCTGGAACGCCTGAACGCGTCGGTCGGGCATCGCCAGGCGGAGCTGGCCGCGGTCGAGGCGTCGGAGGGACGGGCCTTGGCGTTCGTGGCGGTGAACAAGGCGACGGGGGGCGGTGGCGTGTAG
- a CDS encoding MFS transporter, whose product MNRHSRVRRAPVYGAIIAGGITLFGNAVAAVALPWLVLGITGSAAWTGAAAAAGMVPLIIGAFFGGQMLERHGARRVAVAADLVSAGSLIAIALLHENGQLGMTALMALIALGALFDGPGMAASESRYPELARLARMPLERVTAMDELADGAATIAGPIAAGLSIALVGPELTMWLTALCSITAAALNAIYLPGRRRAARGKVARQGALIGVRFLWSEPPLRALVLTGMAVVSLFSALDAVVMPVFLRDSGRDAADLGSFLALAGGGAIVSALAYARHGQRLGPRRILLASLALETLAFALLALQDGDALMLLSGALAGLGVGPLNPLISTALLRGTPAAIRGRVLSAFNALALVATPLAVLLAGAAIELAGTRAVMICLAAMFALLALPYLLAPAHEAVRAARPASPTNRESSR is encoded by the coding sequence ATGAATCGTCATTCGCGCGTCCGCCGCGCGCCGGTGTACGGCGCCATCATCGCGGGCGGCATCACGCTGTTCGGCAATGCCGTGGCGGCGGTCGCGCTGCCGTGGCTGGTGCTCGGCATTACCGGCAGCGCGGCCTGGACCGGCGCGGCCGCCGCGGCCGGCATGGTGCCGCTGATCATCGGCGCCTTCTTCGGCGGCCAGATGCTGGAGCGCCATGGCGCCAGGCGCGTCGCGGTGGCTGCCGACCTGGTCAGCGCCGGCAGCCTGATCGCCATCGCGCTGCTCCATGAAAACGGCCAGCTCGGCATGACGGCGCTCATGGCCCTGATCGCGCTGGGCGCGCTGTTCGACGGGCCGGGCATGGCGGCGTCGGAATCGCGCTACCCCGAACTGGCCCGCTTGGCGCGAATGCCGTTGGAACGCGTCACGGCGATGGACGAGCTGGCCGACGGCGCCGCCACCATCGCGGGCCCCATCGCCGCCGGCCTGAGCATCGCCCTGGTCGGACCTGAACTGACCATGTGGCTCACGGCGCTGTGCTCGATCACGGCGGCGGCGCTGAACGCGATCTATCTGCCCGGCAGGCGGCGGGCCGCGCGCGGGAAGGTGGCGCGGCAAGGCGCGCTGATCGGCGTGCGTTTCCTGTGGTCCGAGCCGCCGCTGCGCGCGCTGGTGCTGACGGGCATGGCCGTGGTCAGCCTGTTCAGCGCCCTGGACGCCGTGGTCATGCCGGTCTTCCTGCGCGACAGCGGCCGGGACGCCGCCGACCTGGGCAGCTTCCTGGCCCTGGCCGGCGGCGGCGCCATCGTGTCCGCGCTGGCCTACGCCCGTCATGGGCAGCGCCTGGGGCCTCGGCGGATCCTGCTGGCCAGCCTGGCGCTGGAAACCCTGGCCTTCGCGCTGCTGGCGCTGCAGGACGGCGACGCGCTGATGCTGCTGTCCGGCGCGCTGGCCGGGCTGGGCGTGGGCCCGCTCAATCCGCTGATCAGCACGGCGCTGCTGCGCGGCACGCCCGCCGCGATACGCGGCAGAGTCCTGAGCGCCTTCAACGCGCTGGCGCTGGTCGCCACGCCGCTGGCCGTGCTGTTGGCCGGCGCCGCCATCGAACTGGCGGGCACGCGCGCCGTCATGATTTGCCTGGCCGCCATGTTCGCGCTGCTGGCCCTGCCCTACCTGCTTGCCCCCGCCCACGAGGCGGTTCGCGCCGCGCGCCCCGCCTCGCCCACCAACCGGGAATCCTCCCGATGA
- a CDS encoding efflux RND transporter periplasmic adaptor subunit translates to MTSTSPMSMNAASRRKTLLARHRYSLAAACALAMAALAALALRAAPAAVAETPQAAPALRVTTVVAGPGTVPIRIAVSGSLVGRDEIAIRTPLQDQRIAAVLVEEGDWVRAGQPLATLETDTLDAQLRQAQATLGRARAQVQQQEALNAEAQTQLRRIAPLVRSGSVSAQQIDQQQAQARSSAAALAAARAEQEQARAGVAQAQAQRDKAALLAPADGIVSERHARAGALGGDAPLFKLIRDGLLELDGEVPESALAGILPGMPARVRVPGATDAVAGSVRRVSPKVDEATRMGRVRIALEAAPAIRAGSFAATTLETGQDALPVVVPQRAVTFGAQGAASVMVLDAAGRVARRAVTLGRLNGSVAEVRSGLDAGERLVATATAFIKEGDIVTSAQPEAPAR, encoded by the coding sequence ATGACCTCGACGTCCCCCATGAGCATGAACGCCGCTTCCCGGCGCAAGACCCTGCTTGCCCGCCACCGATACAGTCTCGCCGCCGCCTGCGCCCTGGCGATGGCCGCGCTTGCCGCGCTGGCGTTGCGCGCCGCGCCCGCCGCCGTGGCAGAGACGCCGCAGGCCGCGCCGGCCTTGCGCGTCACCACCGTCGTGGCCGGCCCGGGCACGGTCCCGATCCGCATCGCGGTGAGCGGATCCCTGGTTGGCAGGGACGAGATCGCCATCCGCACGCCGTTGCAGGACCAGCGCATCGCGGCGGTGCTGGTCGAGGAAGGCGATTGGGTGCGCGCCGGCCAGCCGCTGGCGACGCTGGAAACGGATACTCTGGACGCGCAGCTGCGCCAGGCGCAGGCGACGCTGGGCCGGGCGCGGGCGCAGGTGCAGCAGCAGGAAGCGCTGAACGCCGAGGCCCAGACCCAGTTGCGGCGCATCGCGCCCCTGGTCCGCTCCGGCTCGGTCAGCGCGCAGCAGATCGACCAGCAGCAGGCGCAGGCGCGTTCCAGCGCCGCCGCGCTCGCCGCCGCCCGCGCCGAACAGGAACAGGCCCGCGCCGGGGTGGCGCAGGCACAGGCGCAACGCGACAAGGCCGCGCTGCTTGCGCCGGCCGACGGCATCGTGTCCGAGCGCCACGCGCGGGCCGGCGCATTGGGCGGCGACGCGCCGCTGTTCAAGCTGATCCGCGACGGCCTGCTCGAACTGGACGGCGAGGTGCCCGAAAGCGCGCTGGCCGGCATCCTGCCCGGCATGCCCGCGCGGGTGCGAGTGCCCGGCGCGACGGATGCGGTGGCCGGCAGCGTTCGCCGCGTATCGCCCAAGGTGGACGAGGCGACGCGCATGGGCCGTGTCCGGATCGCGCTGGAGGCGGCGCCGGCGATCCGGGCGGGCAGCTTCGCCGCCACGACGCTGGAGACCGGCCAGGACGCGCTGCCGGTCGTGGTGCCGCAGCGCGCGGTGACATTCGGCGCGCAAGGCGCGGCCTCGGTCATGGTGCTGGACGCCGCCGGCCGCGTGGCCCGGCGCGCGGTCACGCTGGGCAGGCTCAATGGTTCGGTGGCCGAAGTCCGGTCGGGACTGGACGCGGGCGAACGCCTCGTGGCCACCGCGACCGCCTTCATCAAGGAAGGCGACATCGTGACGTCCGCGCAGCCGGAGGCGCCGGCGCGATGA
- a CDS encoding efflux RND transporter permease subunit, with protein sequence MSMQLSSWAIRRPIPTIVLFLVLAIAGWTSFLGLPINANPRVDFPVVTVAVPQVGAAPTELEHAVTLRVERAVSGLAGIRHITSTVADGISITTVEFQLGIDPGRAANDIRDAIAQIRADLPQTIEEPIITRVDIEGGAILNYAVSTQALGLVDVSWFVDDVVSRELLSVPGVQKVQRLGGVEREVRVALRADRLEALGLGADQVNAQLLRANANVPGGRATLAGAEQSIRALGSAASVQALGATPIALPDGRWTRLDDIAVLRDGAGEARTRARLDGQEVVGFAVFRAKGSSDTRVAQGVEHALEQLRRQHADVDIQLVSSSVAYTLASYDAAIMTLVEGAALTVLVVFLFLRSWRATLVAAIALPLSILPAFAVMAWFGYTLNSITLLALTLVIGILVDDAIVEIENIERHLDMGKRPYRAALDASDAIGFAVVAITATIVAVFLPVSFIGGFVGQYFAPFGVTVSAAVLASLLVARLVTPLMAAYLLAPKPPAGQRQEAGHATGLLGRYLRMLDWALRHRRKSLALAAAFLAASLALAPLLPSGFMPVSDLSLSRVDVFFPPGTPLSQTDGKLDEMAARLRQRPEVRAVFTTAGGEDASGATDVANGQLLIRLVPADQRELSQKAFEHAVRPLLDAFPDTRYAFRGDSAARDVSIILAGADADALSRAAHALERDMRALPGLANVQVKEPLPRPELLIRPRADEAARAGVTAASIGTVARIATVGDTNANSARFNFADRQVPVRVLLPALEQGDLQALGNLRVSTDSGATVALRSVADIGYGSGPARIERSARLRRISVDADLSGTTLGTALEAIDALPALRELPAGVRRIEYGDAEYMREMFEKFSVAMTFGVLMVYAVLILLFRDFLQPLTILTSLPLAIGGAVGGLLLYGAAIDLPVVIGLLMLMGIVTKNSILMVEFVIEKRRHGMARHEALMQSGAERARPIIMTTIAMVAGMVPALLSTGADAGFRAPMAVAVIGGLITSTLLSLIFVPVVFSYMDDLRNWLAPRLARLTSVTQRDRDEEEA encoded by the coding sequence ATGAGCATGCAACTGTCTTCCTGGGCGATCCGTCGGCCCATCCCCACCATCGTGCTGTTCCTGGTGCTGGCGATCGCCGGCTGGACATCCTTTCTCGGCCTGCCGATCAACGCCAATCCGCGCGTGGATTTTCCCGTGGTGACGGTCGCGGTGCCCCAGGTCGGCGCTGCGCCCACCGAACTGGAACACGCCGTCACGCTGCGGGTGGAGCGCGCCGTCTCCGGCCTGGCCGGCATCCGCCACATCACGTCCACGGTGGCCGACGGCATTTCCATCACGACGGTGGAATTCCAGTTGGGCATAGACCCGGGCCGGGCCGCCAATGACATCCGCGATGCCATCGCGCAGATCCGCGCCGACCTGCCCCAGACGATCGAGGAACCCATCATCACCCGCGTCGATATCGAGGGCGGCGCCATCCTGAACTACGCGGTCAGCACCCAGGCCCTGGGCCTGGTCGACGTCTCGTGGTTCGTCGACGATGTGGTCAGCCGGGAACTGCTGTCCGTGCCCGGCGTGCAGAAGGTGCAGCGCCTGGGCGGGGTGGAGCGCGAAGTCCGGGTCGCCCTGCGCGCCGACCGGCTGGAGGCACTGGGGCTGGGCGCGGACCAGGTCAACGCGCAGCTGCTGCGCGCCAACGCCAACGTCCCCGGCGGCCGCGCCACGCTTGCCGGCGCCGAGCAATCGATACGCGCGCTCGGCAGCGCCGCCAGCGTGCAGGCGCTGGGCGCGACGCCCATCGCATTGCCCGACGGCCGCTGGACGCGGCTCGACGATATCGCGGTCCTGCGCGATGGCGCCGGCGAGGCGCGCACGCGGGCCAGGCTGGACGGCCAGGAGGTGGTGGGCTTCGCCGTGTTCCGCGCCAAGGGGTCCAGCGATACACGCGTCGCGCAGGGCGTGGAGCACGCCCTGGAACAACTGCGCCGCCAGCACGCCGACGTCGACATCCAGCTGGTGTCCTCGTCCGTGGCCTATACGCTGGCCAGCTACGACGCGGCCATCATGACGCTGGTCGAAGGCGCCGCGCTGACCGTGCTGGTCGTCTTCCTGTTCCTGCGCAGCTGGCGGGCCACGCTGGTGGCGGCGATCGCGCTGCCGCTGTCCATCCTGCCCGCCTTCGCGGTCATGGCCTGGTTCGGCTACACGCTGAACAGCATCACGCTGCTGGCGCTGACCCTGGTGATCGGCATCCTGGTGGACGACGCCATCGTCGAGATCGAGAACATCGAGCGCCATCTCGACATGGGCAAGCGGCCCTACCGCGCCGCGCTGGATGCGTCCGACGCCATCGGCTTCGCGGTCGTGGCCATCACGGCCACCATTGTCGCGGTGTTCCTGCCGGTCAGCTTCATCGGCGGTTTCGTCGGCCAGTATTTCGCGCCCTTCGGCGTCACCGTGTCGGCGGCCGTGCTGGCCTCGCTGCTGGTGGCCCGGCTGGTGACCCCGCTCATGGCGGCGTACCTGCTCGCGCCCAAGCCGCCGGCCGGCCAGCGCCAGGAAGCCGGCCATGCCACCGGCCTGCTCGGGCGCTACCTGCGCATGCTGGACTGGGCGCTGCGGCATCGCCGCAAGAGCCTGGCGCTGGCCGCCGCCTTCCTGGCCGCGTCGCTGGCGCTGGCGCCGCTGCTGCCGTCGGGCTTCATGCCCGTCAGCGATCTCAGCCTGAGCCGGGTCGACGTGTTCTTTCCGCCGGGCACGCCACTGTCCCAGACGGACGGCAAGCTCGACGAGATGGCGGCGCGGCTGCGCCAGCGGCCCGAAGTGCGCGCCGTCTTCACCACGGCGGGCGGCGAGGACGCGTCCGGCGCGACCGACGTCGCCAACGGGCAATTGCTGATCCGGCTGGTGCCGGCCGACCAGCGCGAACTCAGCCAGAAGGCGTTCGAGCATGCCGTGCGGCCGCTACTGGACGCGTTCCCCGACACGCGCTATGCCTTCCGCGGCGACAGCGCGGCGCGCGACGTGTCGATCATCCTGGCCGGCGCGGATGCCGACGCCCTGTCGCGGGCCGCGCATGCGCTGGAACGCGACATGCGCGCGCTGCCGGGCCTCGCCAACGTGCAGGTCAAGGAACCGCTGCCGCGCCCCGAACTGCTGATCCGCCCGCGCGCGGACGAAGCGGCGCGGGCGGGCGTCACCGCCGCGTCGATCGGCACGGTGGCGCGCATCGCCACCGTGGGCGACACCAATGCCAATTCGGCGCGCTTCAACTTCGCGGACCGGCAGGTGCCCGTGCGCGTGCTGCTGCCCGCGCTCGAACAGGGCGACCTGCAGGCGCTGGGCAATCTGCGCGTCTCGACCGACAGCGGCGCGACGGTGGCGCTGCGCAGCGTCGCGGACATCGGATACGGCAGCGGCCCGGCCCGCATCGAGCGGTCCGCGCGACTGCGCAGGATCTCGGTGGACGCGGACCTGTCCGGAACGACGCTGGGCACCGCGCTGGAAGCCATCGACGCCTTGCCCGCCCTGCGCGAGCTGCCGGCCGGCGTGCGCCGGATCGAGTACGGCGACGCGGAGTACATGCGGGAAATGTTCGAGAAGTTCAGCGTCGCCATGACCTTCGGCGTGCTGATGGTGTATGCGGTGCTGATCCTGCTGTTCCGGGATTTCCTGCAGCCCCTGACCATCCTGACATCGCTGCCGCTGGCGATCGGCGGCGCCGTCGGCGGGCTGCTGCTCTATGGCGCGGCCATCGACCTGCCGGTGGTGATCGGCCTGCTCATGCTCATGGGGATCGTGACGAAGAACTCCATCCTCATGGTGGAATTCGTGATCGAGAAGCGCCGCCATGGCATGGCGCGCCACGAGGCGCTGATGCAATCGGGCGCGGAACGCGCCCGACCCATCATCATGACCACCATCGCCATGGTGGCCGGCATGGTGCCCGCGCTACTCAGCACCGGCGCCGACGCCGGCTTCCGCGCGCCGATGGCCGTGGCGGTCATCGGCGGGCTGATCACCTCCACCCTGCTGAGCCTGATCTTCGTCCCCGTGGTCTTCAGCTACATGGACGACCTGCGCAACTGGCTGGCGCCCAGGCTGGCGCGGCTGACATCCGTCACGCAGCGGGACCGCGACGAAGAGGAGGCATGA
- a CDS encoding MarR family winged helix-turn-helix transcriptional regulator, producing the protein MTASRPTARRPASSRALRDFDLTQVASHLLRRAHFRAEALFAQAFPDEDLTPRQKALLITVHQHPGATQSRIAELIALDRNSFAEMIARMTAKGYVRRTRSAEDARAYALEITEAGLDLLMRVLPRDAQVEAQVLAPLPEELRPVFLRCLRMMVGVEADEGK; encoded by the coding sequence ATGACCGCCTCCCGTCCGACCGCCCGCCGTCCGGCCTCGTCCCGCGCCTTGCGGGACTTCGATCTGACCCAGGTGGCGTCGCACCTGTTGCGGCGGGCCCACTTCCGGGCCGAGGCGCTGTTCGCGCAGGCCTTTCCCGACGAGGACCTGACACCCCGGCAGAAGGCCCTGCTGATCACCGTCCACCAGCATCCCGGCGCCACCCAGAGCCGCATCGCCGAACTGATCGCGCTGGACCGCAATTCCTTCGCCGAGATGATCGCCCGCATGACGGCCAAGGGCTATGTGCGGCGCACGCGCTCGGCCGAGGATGCGCGCGCCTACGCGCTTGAAATCACCGAGGCCGGCCTGGACCTGCTGATGCGCGTGCTGCCGCGCGACGCGCAGGTCGAGGCGCAAGTGCTGGCGCCGCTGCCGGAGGAACTGCGGCCGGTGTTCCTGCGATGTTTGCGGATGATGGTGGGGGTGGAGGCGGATGAGGGGAAGTGA
- a CDS encoding 2-hydroxymuconic semialdehyde dehydrogenase — protein sequence MTIRQLRNYIDGRFEDGASTFDKHSPVDHALIAQVHEASREQVDRAVAAARRALPAWAALPVAARTDQLLALADGITRRFDDFLQAEIGDTGKPVSWASQIDIPRGAANFRAFAELARTLDMESYMTDTPDGRQALNYAYRKPLGAVGVISPWNLPLLLLTWKVAPALAFGNTVIMKPSEVTPSTATLLAEVAHEVGLPPGVLNLTHGFGPGSAGEFITTHPDIDGITFTGESATGAAIMRAVAPGVKPVSFELGGKNAALVFADADFEAAVDGTARSVFANCGQVCLCTERVYVERPIYERFVAALAERARALRIGWPGDPQTGMGPLVSREHRDKVLAYFALAREEGATVVTGGGVPMFGDARDAGAYVEPTIWTGLPETARCIKEEVFGPVCHVAPFDTEEEAIRLANDSRYGLAAAVWTQNLTRGHRVAQSMKAGLAWVNCWFLRDLRTPFGGSGLSGIGREGGRHSLHFYTEPTNVCIKL from the coding sequence ATGACGATCCGCCAGCTACGCAATTACATCGACGGCCGTTTCGAAGACGGCGCCTCGACCTTCGACAAGCACAGCCCGGTCGATCACGCGCTGATCGCCCAGGTCCACGAGGCCAGCCGCGAGCAGGTCGACCGCGCCGTCGCCGCCGCAAGGCGCGCCTTGCCGGCCTGGGCCGCCCTGCCGGTGGCCGCGCGCACCGATCAGCTGCTGGCGCTGGCCGACGGCATCACCCGCCGCTTCGACGACTTCCTGCAGGCCGAGATCGGCGACACCGGCAAGCCGGTGTCCTGGGCCAGCCAGATCGACATCCCGCGCGGGGCCGCGAATTTCCGCGCCTTCGCCGAGCTGGCGCGCACGCTGGACATGGAAAGCTACATGACCGACACGCCCGACGGCCGGCAGGCGCTGAACTACGCGTACCGCAAGCCGCTGGGCGCGGTCGGCGTGATCTCGCCGTGGAACCTGCCGCTGCTGCTGCTGACCTGGAAGGTGGCGCCGGCGCTGGCCTTCGGCAACACCGTCATCATGAAACCGTCGGAAGTGACGCCGTCCACCGCGACCCTGCTGGCCGAGGTCGCGCACGAGGTGGGCCTGCCGCCCGGCGTGCTCAACCTGACGCATGGCTTCGGCCCGGGTTCGGCGGGTGAATTCATCACCACGCATCCCGATATCGACGGCATCACCTTCACCGGCGAATCGGCCACCGGAGCGGCCATCATGCGCGCCGTGGCGCCGGGCGTGAAGCCCGTGTCCTTCGAGCTGGGCGGCAAGAACGCCGCGCTGGTGTTCGCCGACGCCGACTTCGAGGCCGCCGTCGACGGCACCGCGCGCTCGGTCTTCGCCAACTGCGGCCAGGTCTGCCTGTGCACCGAGCGGGTCTATGTCGAGCGCCCGATCTACGAGCGCTTCGTCGCCGCGCTGGCCGAGCGCGCGCGGGCGCTGCGCATCGGCTGGCCTGGCGATCCGCAGACCGGCATGGGCCCGCTGGTGTCGCGCGAGCATCGCGACAAGGTGCTGGCGTATTTCGCGCTGGCGCGCGAGGAAGGCGCCACCGTCGTCACCGGCGGCGGCGTGCCCATGTTCGGCGACGCCCGCGACGCCGGCGCCTACGTGGAACCGACCATCTGGACCGGCCTGCCCGAGACCGCGCGCTGCATCAAGGAGGAAGTGTTCGGCCCGGTCTGCCACGTGGCGCCGTTCGACACCGAGGAAGAAGCCATCCGCCTGGCCAACGACAGCCGCTACGGCCTGGCCGCCGCCGTCTGGACCCAGAACCTGACGCGCGGCCACCGCGTGGCGCAGTCGATGAAGGCGGGACTGGCCTGGGTCAACTGCTGGTTCCTGCGCGACCTGCGCACGCCCTTCGGCGGCAGCGGCCTGTCCGGCATCGGCCGCGAAGGCGGCCGCCACTCGCTGCACTTCTACACCGAACCCACCAACGTCTGCATCAAGCTGTGA